From the genome of Nicotiana sylvestris chromosome 1, ASM39365v2, whole genome shotgun sequence:
GGTATTGAAATGTGCTATGTGAGAATCAGGTTAGTTTAAAGGGAAATTGGGTGCACTTGTTTATATTGAAACTAAGAGTATGTTTGTTAATTGAGAATGTCAATAGATTAATTCCATTAGCTACGTAGTAAGGatatttagcggaagtcatagcTCTTATCATACCTTGATCCCCTTTTAGTACTCTTTTGTTTCGTCCAGTTAGTTACTATGTTTCCTTATGTGTATAAATGATTTGACTGAACTATTTCGAGTGATTGTTGGGTCGTGGGGAGTGGTAGAAAGGCCAAAGCCCATTAGCAATTAATTTGTTTCATGCTTTAGGTATCGGGCTCGgcctaataaaaataaaagttaaaaacAAAACATGAGCATAAATTGAATTGTTCTTTTACTTAGTTCTTTTATTTagttccttttattttctttattgatgatattgttCATTAGGAGCATGTTTAGGCTGACCACATTGGGTAGGCAAGCTTTAGGACTTCTGTTAATTgtgaggcgagaggtcgttcccttagttaaatttatctggggaatgccccgaaggacttatatatattttattccggggaatgccccACAGTACTTATATTTGGAGGCCAAAAGCAGAGCTTGCAgtagtttatttttattattttattttatttttcttttattaggtggggacaaTCTCGAGCcttttgtgtgtttatttttctgtGTTTGTTTTACCTCAATTCGAATATTCTAAAAGCTGACTAGATCAAGtgtgcaaccgtactagttacgggacttggggagtgcctaacaccttctccccgagtcaaatgaacccccttacccaaatctctggtgcagacttagttttggagtctaaagtgttttaaaggaaaaattatttttaaaaacggtgacctgacacacctaaatcaatgtcaggtggcgactctgagttatttccttttgaacacaattttgtcacgTTCTAATTGGAAAACCCTTTTCAAGATttaccaaatattttattaatttaagagggtTTAGTGAGGTTTGtttaaaaaaggggtgtgacaggaatcaacaataaccaatctcgttcccacaattaacttcacaaaatgaatcccaacttgagtcaatactcaacaacggTCAAATACCAAGGAATTACCATAAGCCTGATCCAACATGAATACTCATCAAGTCaagcatgaatagtacataataaggatcacgaaaagaaaaccaagaagcacactaaccttaacaaagcaacaagacataataaacaCGTGATAATTACAACGGTAACTACAAAAAATGTAtatgtaacatatttgcacgaagtcatagaggaactcacaatcaagaagtatcaaaacaataagaaaGACAATCACTTCAGTTAAGGCAATTAGGGGTCaagtaacacgtaagaattagaggaaagctagcaatatcatatggagcatatagaggtaatttaagcaattaggaaactcaaACATGATAGAATACTTtgcacataatgaacataaggacctaagaaccctagaggcaaatttcccacaaataagtccgagcacacactcgtcacctcgcgtgcacggactacaattagcatagaagacacAAACCCTAAGGGGAAGTCCCTTCCAttaggttaggcaagatacttacctcaattcggctaattcaatactcaatttagctttttctttatcGATTCATCAACGCTTGGCTCAATCTATccaaaaacgacttgaatacatcaaacaatgcaagagaaaataatttcaattgacaaaactatgattcttatacaatttgcaaaaagtcaacaaaagtcaactcccctggcccgcacctcggaacccgacaaaatttataaaaattgAACACCCATTCCGCTACGAGTTCATCCATATAAAATTTatctaattccgataccatttggtcattcaaatcatcattttatatttttgaaagatttcacaattccCCCCAAaattcctttagattctcatgaatttgatattaaatctaagatataatcacaaaatatagttgaaaattgattagagacacttacccaatgatttggagaagtttgagtCTTTAAAAAATCGCCTatggaggtttagggtttgagaaaattgaaaaatgagtGAAAATCTCGTAAAAAACCTCATTTAACAGGCCCcagatgttgcatttgcgactcagGGTTCGCAATTACAATTTGCAAATAAGGCAGGGCTggcagaagtcgcatttgcgacaaaaagtttgcatttgcgaactgggcatcgcaattgcgatgaaaaagttcgcatttgcgaccacaccAGAAACCAACAATTTTTCCTAATACGAAAATGAGCATACTTCCTCATACAATGTCTAAATTCGATGATTTTTTTTATGGCTCCGTAATTTCGATATGGATCTAATGGCTCAATAAAAACTGAATTTGGATTTCATTTAGTCAATGTGATATCATTTTTGCTTGAAAAAACGACGATGAAGCATCCAAAAACAAGTGCAACATAgcctaaacctatccgaaactcacccaaaccttcgaggctccaaaccaaacatgcacgcaagtctaaaaatatcatacgaacttgctcgtgtgatcaaatcatcaaaataacatcaaaaactatgaatttaacctcaaaactcatgattttctaacttttcaaccggacgtccaaataacgtcaaatcaattctgatccTCACCAATTTTCACATATATgacttaaatatcataacaaaATTGTACCaggcttcggaaccaaaatacaggcccgctACCAAtgatttcaaacattaattcatttatttatttcctttaaaaaaaatcagcacaacaattttcttcaagaattattttctaaggctagggacctcggaattcaatttcgggcatacgtccaagtcccatattttaccgcGGACCTCCCGAGATCGTCGAAATACAGacccgggtccgtttaccaaaaatattgatcaAACAACTAAAACCTAAATTTAAGTCTAGaaattaatatatttttcatattttcacataaaagcttttcggttTCACGTCCGAACTGCGCACgtaagtcgatacacataatatgaagctgctcgtgacctcaaactgccgaaccagacgaaattgctcaaaacgaccagtcgggtcgttatattAGAGGACTTAGACTTTTAGAAAGTTGAAGCAATAAACAGGTTGGGCAATTGTGAGATACTATGATTTTTTGATATAAAGCTATCGGCTGCACTTTTAATAAGTAGTACTCATTTTAtgactttttgattgaaaaaaATCGTGATTGTAGGGGATAATTAAGCTGATATATATGGTGAATTTGGGGGTTACAATTTAATCCCTAAATTTAAGGAATCCTTCTTTTAGCATGATTTGTATACAAATAGTAAATATAGATATACAATGTTATTTTTTAGAAACTTCAAGAAAAGTGGTagataaatttctaatatagtaAATTCACTTTAATTAATATACGGAAAAGGTCAAAATATGCCCTTGTACTATACAAAATTGAGCACATTTGTCCTTCGTTAATACTTTAGCTCAATAATACCCTTATACTTTAGCTTAATAATACCTTTATCGTCACATAGTTGCCCTATATATGACTTTACAGTCACAATTGGTCCATATATGCACTTTTCGAAACGAAATCCACCCAAACTAATTAGCTCTTTCGTTAATTGTATTAAAGTGTATTACAAACACtatttcctttttattagtatttttttctttacctttctcttttctttcttcttttttcttttcttctctttttccccctttttctttctccCATATCCGATTTCCTCCATTGCTGATGCCTTCTCCATTTTTGTCACCAATTTAACTCGACAAAACTCATGAATTCTGGAAATGTGCATTTGAGATGCGTTTACAAATCACGTTCTAGAAATGCGTTTTACAATCGCGTTTCATACAATTCACATTCAATGTAATGCGCTTTACAAATCACATTCAAGTAATGTTTTTTACAAATCACAGTACCTAATGCGTTTTACAAATCACATCCTTGTTTTTACAAATTTTCCAAATGCGTTTAAACCAATAACCTCTTGTATACCATGTGTGTATCATCTCAATTAAAAACTTAAGTTGTTAGAGAGAATTGATTTTTAGTTACAATAACTACTACGTTTCAGTCCCAAATAAGTTAAGGTCGGTTATATAAATCCTAACTTACCATGATTCTCCATTAAAATTAATCTCAAACCAACAATATACATAAAAACTAAAATATCAAAAGCATTATAATATACTTttaattacttaattatattatttCTCAACATGTACGATAACGTATTggggtcattttcattttttaccGCCTTAAATGACCTTCAAGAGAGGAAGTTTGAATCAACGATCAATAATGTTGAATTTGCTAATGATTATGCCATGAATCGTGAATAGGCTTTTGCTTCAAGAGATGTTCTCGATGATGGAATTTCAAAGGGTGATAATCTTGTTATGTATTTCAGTTTATCTACAGAGTGGTTATTAATGTAATTGGAGAAACAACTCGTACCCCATTTTGATCTTTTGTTGTTTGCCTTTAGCATTTATGGGAAAATAATCTATTTTATTTAAGTGCACAATAAATATTTTGTGTTCCCCGGCTACTTCGATTTGATTTTATTATTCTATATGGTGCTCACTTTGTTAAGCAAGTCGATAGACATTTAAATGCCATAAGTAATTGGTCTCCATAAATAAAACTAAGGTTAACAAACTCATTGAAAATGATTTCATTTATGTAGTCATAAATCCGTCAAAGATTTCGAGCATTGTATTCACGAGAATAGAATGCTCAAATTCGAGGTGATATCTTTCTGCCTCagttataaaagtaaaaatagcacggtctagccagtttttggacgggtcatttaaaaatagtcaatATTTatcaagtcaataaaaaatagccactattttgctacaacagaaaccgatccagcataatatactggagttcggtgtacctgtgtatgaacttccatcatattatgctggaccagtatactttgctggctccagtataatatattggagactggagcaccggtgctccaaactccagtatattatgctggaccggtatattatactggaactccaaactctagtatattatgctggagtatttttccggattttaaacagtgttttcgttcagatttatctttacatgaaaagtgactaaatttcgattacttttgaaactgggctatttttgaatgaccacttataaatctggctatttttgaatttctcccgttaTAAAAACTCAAATGGCACCCAAAGATGAAAGAAGAAGAACTTATTGCATTCTCCATTCCTTGGAGCAGTATACAACGTTTATATACATAAGTGAAATAACTggattgagaaaaaaaaaagatgaagaacaaAGTATCAGCAGTATTGGTTTTTACAATTTGACTTGATTTTGTTGAATAACTGGTCGCCTTTTTGATGTCTGGATTGAGGAATAAACTCGACGAACTGATTTCTACAATTTGATTCAGTTTGTTGAAGCTTttcgtctttttttttttgaattaagaGATCAAATAAAAGATTTGCGTTCAAATTTGAACTGAAGGTCGCTAAATCAATTAGGATATTCTTTTCTTGATTTTTAGCGCGCCATATTAGGAAGATTCAGCTActattaattactaattaatgaatgatataaaaattatagaaaaacaGTGCACAGGTCGGGTAATTTACAAAATATGCACatatttggtaataaaattttATTACTGATATAGGAAGGAAAAAATCCCTATAAAGATTATAATATAAGCAGGCCCAAACGATACAGGCCCAAAATTTATTACGGCCCGACCCGAATCATAGCGGTGAGATTATAATAATTATTTTAGCAAATATACTCTTAAAAACTTCTCTTTATTTCGAAAATACCCTCCCTATAAACATATAAAGTTTCTTGCAACAAGTTTATTGCACCTCCAACTCCATTAACCGCCGAATTTCAGCCTCCAGTGAAGATTTTTCATTTTTCGCTTGCTGTTTAAAAATGATAGCAGCTATTTCGTGGGTTCCTAAAGGGGTTGCAAAGGCAGTTCCAGCTGCGGCTGAGCCCCCTTCTAAAGAAGAAATTGAGGAGCTTTTGAAGAGTGGTCTCCTTGATAAAaggtattattattatttattttttctttaagtttttttCTTTGGCTGTGCCTCAAAGTAAATGATATTGACCGATTTAAGACCTAgtttttttggaaatttgaacTGAACTTGATACCATTATCGACAAGAGTGGGTTGCTCTGgtcaatcaagatcaatcaagaggttctgagttcgagtctcccaacAGCAAGTTAGTAAGTTCTTGGAGGGGATGCCGAGGGTTTAtgggaaacagcctctctacccctacCCCAAGATAGGTGTATGGATAGGTGTATGGTCTGAGATCAAGAATCAGTGAATCATATTTATGCTTCATTGTAGAATTGCTAGACAATGTTTGGATTTATTCTTGAACATATGCGGAATTTCTTGGGTGATGCCTCCAACTGTTAGGAGCTTGTTGGAAGAGTGGTATAGTCAAAGAGTACCTAGAAGACTGAAGCAAATATGGAGAACCATCCCATTATGCATCTTCTGGACTTTATGGCTGGAAAGGAACCAGGCTTGTTTTGAAGGACATAGGGAGCACATTTTTAGAATTAGAAACAAATGTATTCACAACTTGTTTTATTGGTGTAAAAGCAGTGTATCAACAGAACATCAAAAGTTTTTAGAGTTTCTGGATTTACTTGGAAGCTTATAGGATATGACTGTTTTGGGGTGTCCTCTGTAACTTTTTGTACCATCTTGGTTCCTTATTAATAAAActtttaccttatcaaaaaaaaaaaaagatagggGTATGGTCTgctacacactacccttcccagaccccactaatggaattatactgggttattgttgttgttgttgttcttgatACTATTATCATGTCTTGTGTCACCCTATAGATGAACTAGTCCGTGGGTTGAAACTATGGCCAGTGAAGGTGTTAAAAAGGGATGAGGTAGATCTAAAATCACAATGAAAGAAGTTGTCTTGAAAGAATATCAATTCGTTGGAATCAATGCAAACTTAGCTAAAGATATTGCACAAATGAAGAAAAAGCGTTAAATTTGTTAGACAACTTTTAATACTCCTATTATTACTATTTTATTATATGAGTTGAGGTTAAAGAAAGAAGTAAGGGTTCATTTGTTTGGGACTAAGGCGTAGTTATTATATTGTTTGTATTATATTGGAACTTAACTTGATACTTCCTTCTGTGAAATCTTTGCTTTGCCTTACTCTTGAAGTCTGTTGCTTTATTTTCCTTGCAGTGAAGATAGTGATAATGAGGAAGCTCAAGAAGATATGAATGTTGATGAATTCAAGGAAAATGATGATGATGAAGTTGCTGTTGCATTAGCAGCTGCTAATGCACTTGGAAAAGCTACAAAAGATGTCTCTCTAGGAACCGATGACATAGCAAATGGTTTAAAGGAATTGAACATGGAAAAGTACGATGATGAGGAGGCTGGTAACTCAATAGCTCTGTTAGCTGATATGTTCATTTGGGTTAAATACTGTTTTTCTTCCTTCATTATAATATCTAACGTACTGTCGTGCCAAAGACTGATGTGCACTCGAGCACCGTGTTCATCTGGACCCAATACTTTCGACGCATATCATAAATTTATGCATAAAAATTTCTCAATATTGCAACAAATTACAGGTCTGAACTataattttaataataaaatgggttcaatgctaaaaaACTTAAAGATTGAACCGAGGGAACTTAAATCCTAAATCCGACTTTACTGGCACTCAGGGACTAGCTTAGTTTCCGCTATGACATATCAATTTTTACTTGGAAAGCTGTTCCTACTTTTATTCTTAACTGTCAAATTTTAAATGAATTTTGATTTAGTTTGCATCTCTCTTTGCATGTGTTTGGCATTGTCAGACATTGAGCTTTTCGGTTCGGGACTCAAAGACTTGTACTACCCAAGTAATGACATGGACCCATATCTCAAGGATAAGGTTGCAGAAATTACCATTTTGCTTCCCTCACGTTGTCTCCTTTGAAGTATTTACCATTTCACTTACTGCAGGATAATGACTCCGAGGAGGATGAGGACATGACAATAAAACCTGACGATTCTATTATAGTTTGTGCAAGCAATGATGATGATGTCAGTCATCTCGAGGCAAGTAAAACTTACTTCAGACTTAATTATACTTTCATCTGTATGCCCCTGTTAATTTCATTTGGCCACCTTTAATTTTGTTACATTCATCCGTGCCAGCAGATCTGGATTTTGGAAGTTTTATCAGATGGTACTGTAAACATGTATGTTCATCATGAGATTATTATTCCTGCGTTTCCTCTCTGCACAGCATGGCTCGATTGCCCTATTAAAAGTGGCGAGGGGAAAGGTAAGGTTCTGCTTGAAGTTGAGCTTGCTGCTGAAGTATTTTCTCTTAGTGGTTGTTGAACATTTATAAACTTTCAGAAGCAATTCTTTGAcatcatttttgcttcttatatTTTACTTCGTTATatatatttttcatttcttttgtccAGATAATAATTGTTTGGACATGCTTAATCATTGACATCATTTCTTTGGCAAATGTTCAGTAGCACTTTTTCTTCACTAAAAGCCCACTCTTTAGTTGCTTTTGCACTAAAGCCCTTGGCATCGGCACTTTCCTGTGCTTCTTTACCTTGGTAGATTTCAATAATTTCAGAAGCTAAAGAAATTATGCTGCTCACTATGATATAGGAGGACTGCTTTTTTAAAATTAGTATTAAGCTAAGAGATTCATTTGCCATATAAGATGACCTTTTAATAAAATGCTATGATAAATTCTATTTAAGTTGCATTTCTCTCACCCTGCTTAGCCCTTTCAAAGCTTACCTTATTTAGAAAAGGAGAAAGGGCTTTTTTATAGATGTTGAGGTTGAGTAAGGGGGGCGGAGCTTGAAGAGCGAAGCGAGCCGCGCTAGCCTAGCAACGTTTTTCAGCAGCAAGCTACGGTCTAACGACCCCCTAACCTAGGTTGGGGCGAAAACTCCAAAATCCAAAACGTTGGTTAGGGTTCCAAACCTTTCTTAGAATGGAAGCCACCAGCactacacacttgtttagaaggCAAACCTTTCAGAACCTTCCGCAAACATTAATTTGCGATCGGGCTATATGCTCTTCCATTGTTTCACTCTTTCTCCTCAgtatttattcttttcttttaccCATTTTACCGCATAAATTAGGCACAATGAATCTATTTGATGGAGTTTGATCTTAGATTTGTAAAAGTAGATCTTTGTATAATTGATGTTGTACTTCCTTTGCCCATGTTAATAAATGAGTTATATGTTGATAGGGAACTTCATAGCTGTGGGCTCAATGGAACTAGCAATTGAAATTTGGGACCTAGACATAGTAAGTGACTGCACACTGATCTTGATGAACTCCTGACTCACTACTGATCGTATCGCACTATCTTCATTCTTTGTAGTTGGATGAGGTGCAACCAGCTGCCGTATTAGGTGGAATTGCTGACataaagaaaaaggggaagaagGTAATCTTTAATCCTATTTTCAATTGGAATGGTCTTGTATGCGAAGTCAGCTTGTTCAGCTGAAATTAGTTTTATGTGTTAAAGGTAGAAAAAATATGGACTAGTTTCCTGGCTTCTCTGTTGAATAAAGTAGTAGGTTAATTTCAACACTTGGCCATCACTGATGGTCATTGTTAGGCTATCTCTAGTAGTCCCAATTTCCTTCTTACTTCATGCATGTAGGGCTGTCATCTTCCACTTATTTATGATGCTGTTAATCAGTGGCGGAGCTAGGAATTTTACAAAGGGTGTTCAACGtttaatatatatttataaataGTAAATTTTGacttatatatatagtataattttCAATATACTCGTATAATTTCCTGACTGAACACCCTTCACTCCATGTGGCTACACTACTGCTGTTAATAAATTTCCTTCTCTCCTGTCCAAAGGAAACAAGGGCCGCGTATACCTCAACACCAATGTGGACCCTTTTTTATTGCGGGATACCCTACTAAACTGTTAAGAGTCGACTGCGTATAATTCAACGATTGGTGTCTCCATGCTGCAGTGTAACTCATTAATGCATGGATTGTTGCGCATGCCCGATCTTCATAATAGTACTGTATTTTCGATATTATGAGGTAGGAACTATCCATATTAGTAGTCTAAGAGGCTCTAATTGATGGCCATGTGAGCAACTTGAGGTGGTGATGTTCTTGATTGTTAGGCTCTAATGTATAAGAGGCTTGTCTGAGTATTCAAGCAGCTAGTTGGAACTGCAGTGTATTAGTTGTCGATTTCTATTATTGGATGTCTTGAAGGGCTGGACTTCAGTTCAACTGACATGTTCTTGGTTAACTCACTCTCTGCGCCTCTGCTCTACACTATACATGCGATGCAGGGCAAGCGTATATGTGCCGAGGAGTCGATTATTGGCATTATTAGTTTctatattaaaaattaaattgacCAATTATATGGTTTGAAGAGAAACTACCTCTTTATCcatcaaaagaaaaaagagaaactaCCTTTAAATAaccattttgttgtttttctgTCATGGCAGCAAATCTGGTCAATTTTGTGAGAGTTATTTAACACATACCATATACCAGTGTTCAAACCTCATctttagaaaatgaaagaaaatatcacgacccgaatttcccaccctcgggagtcgtgatgacgcctactaatatgagctaggcaagccaatcctttaaactaattactttattatccattttttttttttttacaaacgtAAAGCGATAACGTAAAAACAACGGAAATTTAAATTAggcggaagaaaacaataaaatcTCTGAAATGTGTATCTATTACACTGCTTAAGttttaatcacccaaaacctggtgtcacagtaccagtgtaccacagacggtctaagactgctaaatacaaggtctgaaaataaaagacacactgtttctgaagcagaaagatgaaataggaaataaaagatagaggagacgccggggcctgcgaacgcctgcaggcctaccttggatctccgcgtggactgaaggtagtctccaaactacggtccaagagctgctccgggatctgcacatagtgcagagtgtagtatcagcacaaccgaccccatgtgctggtaagtgcctagcctaacctcgacgaagtagtgacgaggctagaaccaaactaccaaataaacctgtgcagttatataatatacaacggaaagtgaagcagaaata
Proteins encoded in this window:
- the LOC104225653 gene encoding uncharacterized protein → MIAAISWVPKGVAKAVPAAAEPPSKEEIEELLKSGLLDKSEDSDNEEAQEDMNVDEFKENDDDEVAVALAAANALGKATKDVSLGTDDIANGLKELNMEKYDDEEADIELFGSGLKDLYYPSNDMDPYLKDKDNDSEEDEDMTIKPDDSIIVCASNDDDVSHLEIWILEVLSDGTVNMYVHHEIIIPAFPLCTAWLDCPIKSGEGKGNFIAVGSMELAIEIWDLDILDEVQPAAVLGGIADIKKKGKKKTIKYKKDSHSDSVLGLAWNKEYRNILASASADQSVKVWDVNTSSCTVTMNDHTDKVQAVAWNPFKSSVLLSGSFDHSVCLKDVRCPSHSGFKFPVSADVEGLAWDPHSEDSFVVSLENGTVTSFDIRLARSDPTSATKPIFTIHAHDKAVSSMSFSPLVPNLLATGSTDKMVKLWDLSNNQPSCIATRNPKAGAVFSVSFSDDCPFFLAIGGSKGKLQLWDVSSEDAVLKRYGKYVAQKGPLPKS